One window from the genome of Crassostrea angulata isolate pt1a10 chromosome 2, ASM2561291v2, whole genome shotgun sequence encodes:
- the LOC128174881 gene encoding uncharacterized protein LOC128174881: MDIASSLYRVHQCRSCLGDTEYHCVSCLCDLCLQCKENHVKDLKTIDHDVVSHGDKINYIPTQEFCVRHPTLVYRKYCEPCQVPVCFHCRKHRNHSQLDVRTAYKTKRQQHRRTIHTIRSEALFDRPVLLPRIKADFKACQTRFSLYQSKMLTKAQRLHELIDKVVYDLLNNVFCDFNFIHRCLKQKIEMSRHIVSLQRYEHIYVQPAFTFSALQFLSSIKIALSQIHLTLHTSQLSMTESLNKEGVMDPR; the protein is encoded by the coding sequence ATGGATATTGCAAGCTCCCTGTATAGAGTACATCAGTGTCGTTCGTGTCTGGGGGACACAGAGTACCATTGTGTATCGTGTCTATGTGATCTGTGTCTCCAGTGTAAAGAGAATCATGTAAAAGATCTCAAAACAATAGACCATGATGTTGTGTCACACggtgataaaatcaactacatccCAACACAAGAGTTCTGTGTGAGACATCCTACCCTTGTTTATAGAAAATACTGTGAACCTTGTCAAGTTCCTGTCTGTTTCCACTGCAGAAAACATAGAAATCACAGTCAACTAGATGTTAGAACAGCCTATAAAACAAAGCGACAACAACACAGAAGAACCATTCACACCATCAGAAGTGAGGCTCTCTTTGACAGACCTGTTCTCCTGCCACGAATCAAAGCTGATTTCAAAGCTTGTCAAACACGATTCTCCCTTTACCAATCAAAGATGTTAACAAAAGCTCAGAGACTGCATGAACTCATTGACAAAGTGGTATATGATCTATTGAACAATGTATTTTGTGACTTTAATTTCATACACAGATGTTTAAAACAGAAGATAGAAATGAGCAGACATATTGTCAGCCTTCAGAGATATGAACACATATATGTACAGCCAGCATTCACATTCAGTGCACTACAATTCCTCTCCTCCATAAAGATAGCCCTCTCCCAGATACATCTtacactccacaccagccagctctccatgacagagtcactcaacaaggagGGTGTGATGGATCCAAGataa